Genomic segment of Methanonatronarchaeum thermophilum:
CATTGTGTATGTTTTTTTTACGTCTTTGCGTTTTAGTATTTGTTTTATGAATTGGTTTAGTTGTTTTCGGTTTTGGAATTTGGCGATTGTTATTGCGTCGTATTGGCCTGTTACGTCGTATAATGCTGTTACATTGGGGTTTTGTGCTATTTCTTGTTCTAGTTCTTGTAGTTGGCTTCCTTCTCCTGTTATTCCGATTATTGTGGTTAGGTCGTATCCTATTTTTTGGTAGTCTATGTCTGGGGTGTATCCTTGTATTATTTTGTTTTTTTCTAGTTTTTTGATTCGGTTGTATGCTGTGCCTTCTGAGATGTCTGTTTGTTTTGCGATTTTTCTGTAGCTTTTTCGGGCGTCTTTTTGGAGTTCTCTGAGTATTTTTTTGTCTGTTTCATCTATGTTCATATTTGTTCATAACTCCTATGTGGTTTTGAATATTTCTTCATATAATTAGTTATTTTGTGTGTGTTTGTTCATCTGAAAAGGTTTATATAAAATATAACTACAAAACATGGTTGTTGAATAAATTAGGCAATATAATGGTGGTGTAATTTATGGATAAA
This window contains:
- a CDS encoding Lrp/AsnC family transcriptional regulator is translated as MNIDETDKKILRELQKDARKSYRKIAKQTDISEGTAYNRIKKLEKNKIIQGYTPDIDYQKIGYDLTTIIGITGEGSQLQELEQEIAQNPNVTALYDVTGQYDAITIAKFQNRKQLNQFIKQILKRKDVKKTYTMLTLNTIKEKHQIKI